One stretch of Dissulfurimicrobium hydrothermale DNA includes these proteins:
- a CDS encoding flagellar hook assembly protein FlgD — translation MTTTATTNISNTQTPSTTQTPNFVDPNTRTTLTKDDFMKLFVTQLEYQDPMQPLDTGQMATQIAQLNMVDLMYKNNDAINKLVATDNQRMKIDAIGYLGHDVRYTGNKLEVGANGPNPFDLNLDNACTSCVVTIKDSNGKLIKSWDMGPLGKGSHPLNWDGTDATGAKVPAGDYTVTVDAKDDKGNAVNVTTLTTGTVSAISYQADGTPQFNIKNGPTISINDIQTING, via the coding sequence ATGACTACAACCGCAACAACTAATATCTCAAATACACAGACGCCGTCAACCACCCAAACACCCAACTTCGTCGATCCAAATACCCGCACCACGCTCACCAAGGACGACTTCATGAAGCTCTTTGTCACGCAACTGGAGTATCAGGACCCCATGCAGCCGCTTGACACCGGACAGATGGCCACCCAGATAGCCCAGCTGAACATGGTGGATCTTATGTACAAAAACAACGACGCCATCAACAAACTGGTGGCAACCGACAATCAGCGCATGAAGATCGATGCCATAGGCTATCTCGGCCACGATGTCAGGTACACCGGCAACAAACTCGAGGTCGGCGCCAACGGGCCGAATCCCTTCGATCTAAATCTGGACAACGCCTGCACATCATGCGTGGTCACTATAAAAGACTCGAACGGGAAGCTTATAAAGAGCTGGGACATGGGCCCGCTAGGCAAGGGTTCGCATCCGCTCAATTGGGACGGGACAGATGCGACCGGGGCGAAGGTGCCAGCCGGGGACTATACGGTCACAGTCGATGCAAAGGACGACAAGGGCAACGCCGTAAACGTTACCACCCTGACCACGGGCACAGTCTCGGCTATAAGCTATCAGGCGGACGGGACGCCGCAGTTCAATATCAAAAACGGCCCCACGATATCCATAAACGACATCCAGACAATAAATGGTTAA
- a CDS encoding flagellar hook protein FlgE, with the protein MSLTSSLYSGVNGLTIFGNAMQVIGDNISNVNTTGFKASRATFQDIMAQSINTARGGSQVGRGAAMADVAPIFQQGSFESTSSPTDLAIAGNGFFVVKNPNTGNTYYTRAGQFRTDQYGNLVNPAGMRVQGWKMDPDKAQIVGAPTDIKISSTSPPVATKKTTVAVNLDSTTVGPSPSPLTWDGSGTPADPNGKMAQGTNYQYSTSLNVYDSLGNTHTITIYFDKADTTADGKWNFLVAMNPNEDQSGDTTATRGELMEGQITFNAQGNIDSSNTSITITGLRDDTGTWNTSPTIDQYMDTNGYLKFNAYFLPKTTGGTTDPALQTIDLDLGTQAQVTTGGTTPAVTAIDKWNTEAITTTQYAARSSTIFYDQDGFASGFLETLSVDNDGKISGSYSNGRIVPLAQLELARFNSPTDLSKAGGNLWQQTTASGAPITGPPNTNGLGSVTANALEQSTVDIGTEFVRLITTQRAFQANSKLITTTDQMLSELLNMKQ; encoded by the coding sequence ATGTCACTTACAAGTTCACTTTATTCAGGGGTAAACGGGCTGACGATCTTCGGTAATGCCATGCAGGTCATAGGAGACAACATATCAAACGTAAATACCACGGGCTTCAAGGCCTCCCGCGCCACCTTCCAGGACATCATGGCCCAATCCATAAATACCGCCCGAGGCGGCTCTCAAGTAGGCAGAGGGGCAGCCATGGCTGACGTCGCACCGATATTCCAGCAAGGATCGTTCGAGAGTACGTCCTCGCCAACAGATCTTGCAATCGCGGGAAACGGCTTCTTCGTGGTCAAAAACCCAAACACCGGCAACACCTACTACACAAGGGCCGGCCAGTTCAGGACGGATCAATACGGCAACCTCGTAAACCCGGCGGGCATGAGGGTTCAAGGCTGGAAGATGGACCCGGATAAGGCCCAGATAGTTGGCGCGCCTACCGATATAAAGATATCGAGCACCTCCCCGCCGGTTGCAACCAAAAAGACGACTGTGGCCGTCAACCTGGACAGCACCACGGTCGGCCCGTCGCCAAGCCCCCTCACATGGGACGGAAGCGGCACCCCTGCCGACCCAAACGGAAAGATGGCGCAGGGCACCAATTATCAATACAGCACCAGTCTGAACGTCTATGACAGCCTTGGAAACACCCATACAATAACGATATACTTCGACAAAGCCGACACCACTGCGGACGGCAAATGGAACTTCCTGGTCGCAATGAACCCTAATGAAGACCAGAGCGGCGACACCACTGCAACCAGGGGTGAACTCATGGAGGGCCAAATCACGTTCAACGCCCAGGGCAACATAGACAGTTCAAATACGAGCATCACCATAACCGGCCTGCGTGATGATACTGGCACATGGAACACATCACCCACTATTGACCAATACATGGATACAAATGGATATCTCAAATTCAACGCCTATTTCCTGCCGAAGACCACTGGCGGTACGACGGATCCAGCGCTCCAGACCATAGATCTGGACCTCGGCACCCAGGCGCAGGTTACGACCGGCGGCACCACTCCGGCCGTAACTGCGATAGACAAATGGAACACCGAGGCGATCACCACGACCCAGTACGCCGCACGGTCTAGCACCATATTTTACGACCAGGACGGCTTCGCCTCCGGATTTCTTGAGACACTGAGCGTGGATAACGATGGAAAGATCTCGGGCAGTTACTCAAACGGGCGTATTGTTCCGCTAGCGCAGCTGGAACTTGCCCGCTTCAACAGCCCGACCGATCTATCCAAGGCTGGCGGAAACCTCTGGCAGCAGACCACCGCATCAGGCGCGCCGATCACAGGCCCGCCGAATACAAATGGCCTCGGGTCAGTCACAGCCAACGCACTTGAACAATCCACCGTGGACATCGGCACTGAGTTCGTCAGGCTCATTACCACACAGAGGGCGTTTCAGGCGAACTCAAAACTGATAACCACCACCGACCAGATGTTGAGCGAGCTCCTGAATATGAAACAATAG